A segment of the Desulfofundulus kuznetsovii DSM 6115 genome:
AAAAAGCGGGGCAAAGCCCGCTTAGCTCTTTAACTGCCCTGCTGCCACGGTGTAGGCTTTTTGCAGCGCCTCCTGAAGACGGGAGGCATCCTTGCCTCCGGCCTGGGCCATATCCGGCCTTCCGCCTCCCCCACCGCCAAGCATGGAGGCCACTTCTTTAACCAGCTTGCCGGCATGCAACCCCCTGGGCAGCAGATCTTTTGTTACTGCCGCCACCAGGTTGACCCTTTCCCCTACCGGGCTGGCCAGGAGAATTACCCCCGAACCAAGCCGCTCCCGCAGCAGGTCCACCATAGCCCGCAGGCTGTCCATGTCGGGAGCGCTGGTTTTAGCGGCCAGGAACTTGGCGCCGTCCAGGTCTTTTACCTGCTCCAGCAGCGTCTGCACTTCGTAACGGGCCAGCCGGGCACGCAACCCTTCGCTTTCCCGTTCCAGTTCTTTTACTTCCTTCACCAGGGACTCCACCCGGTGTACTACTTCCGCCGGAGTAGCCCTGACCAGGGACGCGATCCGGGCCAGCTGTTCCTCCCGGGCCCGGACATAACGCAGCGCCCCGGCACCGGTCACCGCCTCCACCCGGCGCAAACCGGCACCCACACTGCCCTCGCTGATTAATTTAAAAAGCCCGATTTCAGCGGTGGATCTCACATGGGTACCGCCACAAAGTTCCAGGCTGAAGTCCCCCATCTTAACCACGCGGACCTGTTCCCCGTATTTCTCGCCAAAGAGGGCAACCGCCCCCATGGCCTGCGCCTCTTCCAGGGAGGTAAAGAAGGTCTGGACCGGGAGATTTTCCAGCACCGCCTGGTTGACCATTTCCTCTATGCGGTGCAGTTCTTCCGGGGACACCGGAGCATAATGAGTAAAGTCAAAGCGCAGGCGGTCGGGTTCCACTAAAGAACCGGCCTGGTTCACGTGGGGGCCAAGGACTTCTTTCAAGGCCTTATGGAGCAGGTGGGTCGCCGAGTGATTGCGGGCAGTGTCGCGGCGGCGCTTACCGTCAACCACTACCAGTATACTGTCATTTTCCTTCAAAACCCCGTTCTGGACTTTGCCCCGGTGAACAATGAGTCCTTCAACAGGACGGGAAACCTCCAGGACCTGAACCTCCAGTTCAGGGGCGCTGACGCGGGCGTGGTCGGATACCTGCCCGCCCGATTCGGCATAACAGGGAGTTATATCCAGGATAAATTCCACTTCCTCACCGGCAACCGCCTTGTCCACCGGACGCCCTTCTTTAAGCAGGGCCAGAACCTTACCCCGGGCTTCCAGGGTATCGTAGCCCACAAAACGGGTTTCCCCCAGCTTATCCCGCAGTACTTGATAAAAGGCGTCCTTCTCGGAAAGGTATTCCGTTTCCTGGCGCGCGCGGCGGGCCCTCTCCCGCTGCTCCTCCATGGCCCGGGCAAAGGCCTCCTCATCCACGGTTAACCCTTCCTCGGCAGCCATTTCCCGGGTTAACTCCAGGGGAAAACCGTAGGTGTCATAAAGGCGGAAGGCATCCTCTCCCCGGATGACCGTGGAGCCGGCAGCCCTGGCCTCCTGAACCAGACGGTTCAAAATTTCCGTACCCTGGGCCAGGGTTTCTCCGAAACGTTCCTCTTCACTACGGATTATTTTCAGTACGTGACCTTGATTGGCCGGCAGCTCGGGATAGGCACCGGCCATCTGTTTGATCACCGCCCCGGCCACCTGGTAAAGGAAAGGTTCGTGCAGTCCCAGCACCCGTCCAAAACGCACCGCCCGGCGCAAAAGCCGCCGGAGCACATAACCCCGCCCTTCGTTGGAAGGCAGGGCCCCGTCGGAGATGGCAAAAGTAACCGCCCGGCAGTGATCGGCAATTACCTTCAGGGCCATGTCTGTTTTGCTGCCGGCACCGTATTTCACGCCCGCCAGGCCGGCAGTAAAATCCATGATCTCCCGGAACAGGTCGGTATCGAAGTTGCTGGGCACTCCCTGCAGCACGGAAGCTACCCGCTCCAAACCCATACCGGTATCAATACCTTTGCTGGCCAGCGGCGTATAATTCCCGGCCTCATCCCGGAAAAACTGGATAAACACCAGATTCCAGATCTCCAGGTAACGGTCACAGTCGCAGCCCACCCCGCAGCCGGCGGAACCGCACCCCCGCTCTTCTCCCAGGTCAACGTAGATCTCCGAACAGGGGCCGCAGGGACCAACCCCGATTTCCCAGAAATTGGTATCCTTGCCCATGCGCACAATACGTTCGGCGGGGACGCCCACCTCCCGGTGCCAGATGTCAAAGGCCTCATCATCATCAAGATAAATGGATATCCACAACTTTTCCTCCGGCAGTCCCAAAACCCGGGTGGTGAACTCCCAGGCCCAGGGGATGGCCTTTTCTTTAAAATAATCCCCAAAGGAGAAATTGCCCAGCATCTCAAAGAAGGTGTGATGCCGGGCCGTACGGCCAACCGACTCAATATCCGGCGTGCGCAGGCACTTCTGGCAGGTGGTTACCCTGCGCACCTCCGGTTTGGCGGCACCCGTGAAATAAGGTTTAAAGGGAACCATTCCCGCGGCCGTCCATAAAAGGCTGGGATCGTTCGTGGGAATCAAGGAAGCGCTGGGCAGAATGCGGTGCCCCCTCGCTTCAAAAAATTTGAGAAATTTTTCCCTGATCTCCTTCCCGGTCACTATACTTTACCTCCCGTTTAAAAAGAAAAACCGCTCTTCGCCGGTGTAAGGAAAGCCCATCATAATTTCGGAGTAATTATACAAAAAGTGCCTGTACGGTGTCAAGGGAGAGGCTTTGAACGTTCGTATTAAGATTCAGCAGGTAACTCTGTAATCGCCTGCCGTTTTGCACACGCAAAAGACACCCCTTAAAATTTCTCTTGACACAATGGTACCGTATGTGGTACCATTGTGATAGGTGATGAATGGGAATGTCAAGATTCAAAAAAATAGCACTTGAAGCAATTAAAAAGCTTGAGGACAAAGGTGATGAGGAATGAAGAGCCTGGAATATTACTTAAACTTAAACTACGAAATAAAACTGCGGAATTTGCCGGAGGACGAGGGTGGGGGTTGGCTTGCTGAGATTCCCCAACTTCCCGGCTGTATATCCGACGGTTCCACACCCGAAGAAGCCCTGGTAAACCTGGAGGACGCCAAGAAGTGTTGGATTGAAACCTGTCTTGAGCTTGGACGCCCTGTACCAGAACCGGTTCCAGAAAACTATTCAGGACAACTGAGGATTCGTATCCCAAAGTCCTTACACCGCATTTTAGCAGAAAAGGCTAAGGAAGAAAATGTCAGCCTTAATCAGTACATCAGTTACCAGCTAGCACGCAGCGTAGGTTTTGCACAAGGGGGTAAGTAAGCTCAGTCCGGCCTAAAGCCGGGCTTTTTATTTTAATTTTTGCTCACACGCATCCACCAGATATCAGGAGCGGTTTCTATAAAAAAAAGTGAGGGGTTTCCTCACTTTTAGCGGATAATGTCGCTGACCCTGCTGGTCACTCCCCGGAGTATCCGTTGTGTCCTGGACCCGGGACGCCTGCTCTTCACTATCCGAAAAATGCTCCTCTGCTCCGGTTTTCTTTGTGGGGGGGCCATGAGAATACCGAGCACTGCTCCCAGTACACTGCCGGCAATGACACCGCGCCAGAAGCCCATACGCACCACCTTCACCCCCTGGCGAAAAATTAAAGCAGGAATTCGTTATGCGGATCAAAGGCTACCAGACTGCCATCTTCAGCCAGTTCGTAAATCTGCACACCTTCTTTATTGATGCGGTATTCTACGCAACAATCCCAGCAGTAATACTGGTCCTGGCCCACTTTCCCGGTAGCTTTACCACCACAAACCGGGCAATTCAAATAACTTCGCCTCCTGTATCATCCTTTACACCTGCATTATGCCCGGCCGGGGCAAAAAAAATACGCCTCACGGCCCGCCATTTGTCGCAACAAACCCTAGAATCTGGAAACATTTCAGGCGTTATACAGACCGGGACAGGTCCATGGGCGTTTTCTTTTTTATGGGCTTTGTTTTACAGACATTGTTAAAAAACAGCAGGGGTTTTTCTTTTGCCGTTTCCAGCTATAATGCCTCCTCCGACAACGTAATCGCCCTGATAGTAGACCACCGACTGGCCGGGGGTGATGGCCCGCTGAGGTTTGACAAAACGAACCAGTACCCCGTCATCATCCAGGGGACTGATCACCGCCGGTGCCGGGCGGGAGTTGTAGCGGATCTGGGCGGATACTTCCATTGGTGCGCTCAGCTTTTCAATTAAAATAAAATTATTGTCTTCCGCCACCAGCTCATCCCCCAGGATGGCTTCTTCGGGCCCCAGTACGACGGCGTTGCGCTCGGGGTCGATGTCCACCACATAGAGCCTCTGCCCCGCGGCGATGCCCAATCCCCGGCGCTGGCCGATGGTATAAAAGGGTATACCCCGGTGCCGGCCAATAACGTTACCCTGGAGATCGAGAAAAGGCCCCGGCTTAATTTCAGCCCCCGCCCGTTCTTTTAAAAAGTTATGGTAATCGTTATCGGGAATAAAACAGATTTCCTGGCTTTCGGGCTTTTCCGCCACCGGCAGGTTCCTTTCCGCCGCCATGCGGCGCACCTGTTCCTTGGTATAATCCCCTAAAGGCATCAACGTGTGCGCCAGTTGCTCCTGGGTCATGTTGTACAGGACATAGGTCTGGTCCTTGCGGGCATCGGCCGCCCGTTTCAAAACATAGCGCCGCCGGTACTCATCGTAAACTATCCGGGCATAATGGCCGGTGGCCACATAACTCGCTCCCAGGGAGCGGGCCTTTTGCAGCAGGCTTTCAAACTTGATATAGCGGTTGCAGGCAATGCAGGGGTTGGGTGTCCGCCCCTTTAGGTATTCCGCACAAAAATAGTTTACCACCTTATCCTCAAAAATTTCGCGGAAATTAAGCACGTAATAGGGAATACCCAGCCGGTGGGCCACCCGGCGGGCGTCTTCAACAGCGGCCAGGGAACAACAGCCCACGTGTTCCCCGGCCACCTCGGTGACGCCGGGGTCCCAGATCTGCATGGTCACCCCGATTACTTCATAGCCCCTTTCAACCAAAAGGGCGGCGGTGACCGAACTGTCCACACCGCCGCTCATGGCCACGATAACCCTTGGCTTCATCCAATTCACCTGTTTATGCTTCTTTTTTCTTTTTGCTGAGGTAATCCTGGATGGCCGCATGCAGGGCATCAGCGGCCAGGTTGGAACAGTGCATTTTCTGGGGAGGCAGCCCGTCCAGAGCCTCGGCCACCTGCTTGTTGCTCACCTGCATGGCCTCTTCCAGGGTCTTCCCCTTGACCAGTTCGGTTACCATGCTGCTGGTGGCAATGGCCGCCCCGCAACCAAAGGTTTTAAACTTAATGTCCTCGATAATATTATCTTTTACTTTAATATAGATTTTCATGATATCCCCGCACACCGGGTTGCCCACCTGGCCCACGCCATCGGCATCGGGAATTTCTCCCACATTGCGGGGATTGGTAAAATGGTCCATTACTTTTTCTGAATACATCGCTTTGGCGACCTCCCTTAAGCACGGCAGGTATGGCTGATCCGGCAACCGTTGCACCGGTCGGAAAGGGAAAATTCCGTCTCCTGATCCAGGGGGGACATGGCCCGCAGCCTTTCCACAATCGGCGGCATGACCTCCAGGAAGTAATCGATATCTTCTTCCGTATTATCCCTGCCCAGGGTTATACGGATGGAACCGTGGGCCACCTCGTGGGGGATGCCCATGGCCAGCAAAACGTGGGACGGCTCCAGAGAACCGGAAGTACAGGCCGAACCGCTGGAAGCGGCAATACCCTGCAGGTCCAGGCTTAAAAGCATGGACTCGCCTTCAATAAACTCAAAACAGAAACTGGCATGGTTGGGCAGACGTTTGGTGGGATGGCCCGTTAGACGCACGTGATCTATTTTTTCCGTCACCTCACGAATGAGCCTATCCCGCAACCTGGTGAGGTAGGCCGCCTCCTGCTCCATATTGGCCATGGCCAGCTCCGCTGCCTTGCCCAGGCCAATAATTCCGGGAGTGTTCTCCGTCCCCGCCCGGCGCAGCCGTTCCTGGGCGCCGCCATGGAAGAGGGTCTGTCTCCAGCGGGTACCTTTACGAATGTAAAGGGCGCCAATGCCTTTGGGGCCATAGATCTTGTGTCCGGAGATGGTCAACAGGTCCACGTTTAGTTCATCGACATTGACGGGAATTTTACCAAAACTCTGTACCGCATCGGTATGGAACAAAATGCCCCTTTCCCTGGCCAGGCGCCCGATTTCGGCAATGGGCATGATGGTACCCACTTCGTTGTTGGCGTGCATAATGGTAATTAAAATAGTCTTGTCGGTAATAGCGGCGGCCACGTCTTCCACGCTGACCATGCCGTACTGGTCTACCGGCAAAATGGTAACGGTAAATCCCTGCTTGCCCAGGGCTTTCACGGTATTGAGGACGGCATGGTGTTCTACGGCGGAAGTAATAATGTGGTTGCCGCGGTTGCGGTTGGTATAGGCCACCCCGTGAATGGCCATGTTGTCGGCTTCCGTACCGCCGCTGGTGAAAACAATTTCGGCGGGATTGGCACCAATGGCCGCGGCCACCTTTTCCCTGGCTTCTTCCACCGCCTTCCGGGCCTTCTGGCCAAAGTAGTGCAGGCTGGTGGGATTGCCGAAATTATCTTTTAAAAAGCGGCACATTTCCTCCACCACTTCCGGGTGTACGGGAGTGGTGGCACTGTGGTCGAAATAAACTCGACGGGTCATACAGCGTCTAGCCTCCTCTTTTTTGGTCAAAATTCCCTGCTCTGGCGGATCTTTGCGGCGTCGCGGCACATATCAGCCAGGCTGATGGAATCCAGTACCCCGGCGATACTGTCCCGTACCCGGGCCCAAACAATACGGCTAATGCAGTAGTCAGCCTGGTCGCATTCTTTTGGATCCACTTCCTTGACGCATTCCACGGGCGCAATAGGTCCCTCCAGGGCCCGGATTATATCTCCCACCTTAATATTCTCCGGCTCCCGGGCCAGGATATACCCCCCCTGGGCTCCCCTGACACTTTTGACCAAACCGGCCTTGCGTAACCTGGCAATCAGCTGTTCCAGATAGTGCTCGGAAAGGTTTTGTCTTTCGGCCACACTCTTCAAGGGGATGGGTTCCGTCCCGTAATGTTGAGCCAGATCAAACATGGCCTTAAGACCGTAGTGCCCCCTGGTGGACAGGCGCAAACCGTCACCTCCCCCGGGTTATGAATCCATGTTCAATTCATACTAAATTACTCGGATTTCATGGGATGATTGTAACACATCCCATCAAGCGGTGTCAATAAAAACCGAGTAAAATACTAAGAATTACTCCTTCTCCTCCCCCTGGCCGGAAGGCTCGTAAAACACCTCGCCCGCTAATTCCGGGGGGAGGTATTGCTGGGGCACATGGTGGCCGGGGTAGTCGTGGGGGTACTTGTAGCCCTTCCCGTGGCCCAGGGCGGCAGCGCCGGGATAACTGGCATCCCGCAGGTGAACGGGCACCGGGTGGGATCTCTCCCTTTCCACCACGGCCATGGCCCGGTCAATGGCCCGGATCACCGAATTGCTCTTGGGCGCCCTGGCGATATACAGGGCGGCCTCGGCCATAATAATGCGGGCCTCCGGCAGTCCCACCCGCTCCACGGCCTGGGCCGCGGCGGTGGCCACCAGAAGGGCCCGGGGATCGGCCAGGCCCACATCCTCGGCGGCATGGATCATCATCCGCCGGCAGATAAAGGCGGGATCCTCCCCGGCATAAATAAGGCGGGCCAGCCAGTAGACGGTGGCCTGGGGATCGGAACCCCGCATGCTCTTGATGAAGGCGGAAACCACATCGTAATGCTCATCTTCCCGGTCGTATTTGAGCACCAGGCGCCCCGAGGCCTGTTCGGCCACCGCCAGATCAATGCGCCGTACCCCCTCCTCGTCGGGGGGAGTGGTGAGCACCGCCATTTCCAAAAAGTTCAGGGCCGCCCGGGCATCACCGTTGGCCGTCCGGACGAAATGCCGCAACGCCTCCGGATCAATCTCCACCCGGTACTCCCCGAGGCCCCGTTCCTTATCGGCAAGCGCCCGCTGCAGGATGCGGTAAATGGCTTCATCGGAAAGAGGTTCCAGGCGGTAGAGCTGTGAACGGCTTAACAGGGGGCGGTTGACGGTAAACATGGGGTTTTCCGTGGTGGACCCGATCAAGGTAATTAAGCCGTTTTCCACCGAGGGGAGGAGGGCGTCCTGCTGGGCCTTGTTGAAGCGGTGAATTTCATCTATGAAGAGGATTGTTTTTTGACCGTAATAGGCCCGCCGGTCCTTTGCCTCCTGGACCACCCGGCGGATATCGTTTACCCCGGCCATGACCGCGTTGAGACTGGCAAAATGCGCCCGGGTCATGCGGGCGATAATACGGGCCAGGGTGGTTTTCCCCGTCCCCGGCGGGCCCCAAAGGATGATGGAACGCAGCTGGTCGGCTTCGATGGCCCGGCGCAAGGGCGTGCCCCTGCCCACAACGGCAGCCTGCTCTTCAAATTCATCCAGAGTGGTCGGGCGCATCCGCTCGGCCAGGGGAGCCTCCCGCTCCAGCGTGTGCTCCAGGGAGCGGGTGAACAGGTTGTCCATTGAGAAAACTCACCTCTGACTTCATTGTACTAAAAAACCGCCGGCCAAACCGGAAAATGTCGCTGCGTAAGTTTAAACACCACAGAGCCGTTAACGTAACCCCCATTAATTCTTGAATAGAAATCAGACAGAGCGTAGAGTTGCCTGCATCCTTCAATCCCGCAGTTTGTCGTATGTTTCCGCAAAAGCCGGCGCAATCTTTTGAAAAGCCCCTAAAACTTCAGGGTCAAAATGACCGGGCATTACCCGCCCGTCTCCCCTGGTGATGATGGAGTAAGCCTCCAGGTGGGAGTAGGCGGGCTTGTAGCTTCTCCTGTTGCGCAGGGCGTCGTAAACGTCGGCCAGGGCCACAATCCGGCCGCCCAGGGAAATGTCTTCGCCCCGCAGACCTCCCGGGTAGCCGCTGCCGTCCCATTTTTCGTGGTGGTGCAAGGCGATCTCCCGCGCCAGGGCCAGATGCGGCGAATCGCCCAGGATGCGTGCTCCATAGATGGTGTGCTGTTTCATAACCGTCCATTCTTCCGGTGATAGTGGGCCCGGCTTGCGCAGAATATCGGGGTGGATATGTATTTTACCCACATCGTGCATCCTGGCTGCATGTTCGATGGCCTTTGTGAAGGAAGGGGAGCACCCCAGTTCCCGGGCCAGCAACCGGGCGTAAGCACCCACCCTCAGGATGTGGTTGCCCGTGTCCTCATCATTTGCCTCCGCCGCCCTGGCCAGCGCGTCAATGGTATATAGAAAAGCTTCCTGCACTTCCCTGGACTGGTCGGAAACCACCTTTAAAAAGTGAGTGTAAGTCATGAGGCTGCGGAAAACATCCGCTTCATATCCGCCTACCGGCTGGGGGTAATTGAATGCCATCACGACCAGGGATTCGCCATAATATCCCACAAAATTGCGGATGGTACCCAGGCGCCGGCAGAGCAGGGGGGCGAAAAGCTCCTGAAGCTCCCGGCAGCCGGCAGTACTTTCCGGCCAGTTGGCGTAGAGGATGTCCTGGTTGTGGGAATAAGCTTTTTCGAACCCAGTTAAATCCAGTGCCAGCCGTTCGGCCTTAACGTTTTGCCCTTCCCCGCCTGCTGAATATAGCCAGCCAGTAAAATGGCCATCGTTGTCACGGATTCCCAGCAGGACGGCTTCCGGCCTTTTTTCTTCGCTTTTCAACAGGGTCTGCTGCAGCAGCTCACGCAGTCCAGCCTCCAGGTTAAATTCCAGGGGATTGAAAGTTTTCAACAGCCGGGCCGTCTGATCGGCCAGGGCGTTGATGTGCCCGTGGGCGTCCAGGAGCCGGTCGTTTAGTTTTTTCACCCGCAGAAGGGAACGCACCCGTGCCGTTAACTCCTGCTCGTTGATGGGCTTGGTGAGAAAATCGTCGGCCCCGGCTTCGATTCCCCTGATCCTGTCGGTGAGCTGGTCCAGGGCGGTAACCAGGATCACAGGAATAAAACGGGTGGCTTCATCTTTTTTCAGCTCCCGGCAGACCGCAAAGCCGTCCATTCGGGGCATCATCACATCCAGCAGAACCAGGTCGGGGGACTGCCGGGCGACCTGCCGCAAGGCGTCCGGTCCATCCGTAGAAAGAATTACCTGGTAGCCCCGGGGTGCCAGCAACGCTTCCAGGAGGGCCAGGTTGACCGGGTTGTCGTCAACAACCAGGATTTTCGCCTTTTGTTCTTCCATTTTTTGCTCCCCCCTGGAAATGTTTCACCACCTGGAAAACCTCTTCAACGTCCAGCGGCTTGGTCAGGTATCCGTTGCCGCCCGCTTCAAAAAACCTCCTTTTCTCCCCCGCAAAGGCGTAGGAACTGACCGCCACCACTGGAATATCCTTCGTTTCCGGGTCCGCCTTGATAGCCCTGGTGGCCGTAAAACCGTCCATTTTCGGAAGCTGCAGGTCCATGAAGATCAGATCCGGCTTTATGGCCCGGCTTAAGGCGATCCCTTCCTCTCCTCCCGCCGCTTCAAATATTTCCGCTCCCAATAGCGCCAGGATGTCCCGCAGCAAAATGCGGTTTATTTCATTGTCCTCCACAATCAAAATCCTCATTGTGCGTCCCCCCCGTCCTGCCTTTCAACTGGCAACGTAAAGGAAAAAGTGCTTCCCTTTCCCTCTCCCTCGCTGTATACCCGGATCCGACCGCCGTGCAGTTCCACCAGCCTCCTGACCAGCGCCAGGCCCAGCCCGGTCCCTTCGTATTGACGGGCGTGGCCGCTTTCCAGCTGGACAAAAGGCTCAAAGATCCGTTCCTGCTCTGACAACGGAATGCCGATGCCCGTGTCGGTGACACTTATTTCCACATAACTGCCCGCCGCCTTTTCGCCGCCGTCGGCCGCCAACCGGGCGGTCACCCGCACCGACCCGCCTTCGGGGGTAAATTTAACCGCATTGGTTAGAAGGTTGTAGATAATTTGTTTCATTTTGCGCTCATCTGCCGTAACCTGAGGTACATCCTCCGCCACCTGCCAGGAAAGAGTAATCCCGTGTCGTTTTGCCCTTTCCCGGACCATCAGCAGGCTGTTCTGTATAACTTCGTGTATAGAGACCGGGCTTAAATCCAGTTCCATTTTCCCCGCTTCGATCTTGGAAAGGTCGAGAATGTCGTTGATCAGGCTCAACAGGTGCTGGCCGCTGGTTAAAATATATTCCACGTATGTGCTTTGTTTTTCCGTCAGGGGGCCGTAATACTGCTTTTGCAGCACCTGGGCGAAGCCGATGATGGCATTCAGGGGGGTGCGCAGTTCGTGGCTCATGCTGGCCAGGAACTCGGATTTCAAGCGGGAAGCGGCTTCCAGTTCAGAAACCATAAACCGCAAATGCTCTTCCTGTTCGGTCAGCTTAACGTTGTTTTCTTCAATTACCTGCAGGCGCCGGAATAACATAACCCCCAGGGTGAAAATAGCCAGGACGGACGCTCCGGTGGAAAGGTAAATTTCCCGGACCAGCCGCCGGTGCAGGGCGTATATTCTGGCCAGTCGCTGCTCCTGTGCGTTGAGCAGGTCTTCTTCCAGGCGGGAAATCTTCGATAGCAGGCCGTCCATCATTTCCCCGCCCTTTTCTTCCCGCCTGATGATTTCAAATTCCGCGGGGTTCAAACGGCTGCTGTCGAGCTTTTGCCGCAGGGCTATATTCGGTTCGACCACCTGCTCAACCCAGTTTCGAACCGAGCTTTGGATTTCCCTGCAGATATGCCAGGGTGGCGATTCCGGTTCCAGCGAAGCCACTAGAGCAGAAAAGTGCTTTTCTATTTCCGCCTTACCGGAGTTGTACGGTTTCAGAAACCTTTTTTCCCCGGTGAGCAGGTAGCCCCGTTCGCCTGTTTCCATTTCCAGCAGGAGAGTTTTCACCTTTTCGACCTCAAACAGCAGGCGGTAGCTCTCTTTGCCTACGGCGTAATAGTTGTCCGCCAGTTGGTTCATCTCCACCTGCAGCCAGGTTGTAAGACCGGCAATAACAAGAATGTACAGGCTTACGGTGAAAACCAGCAAAGAGGAGGGCTTTTTAAGAAAGGAAAACATTTTACCCATGTCACTCCTTAATTAACCACAATTACCTGTCTCCTGACACCAGTGGGCGGGGTGCAGCTCCTCCACTGAAAAATTGCGCCCCATGCTTCCGGTGCGGCGCAGCTTGTGGCAAACCCGTCCCCGCCGCAGTGTCCCCAATCCCTGCCTGGCGCACGATCCTCCGGCGGGCCGGCCGGTTCCCACCGGGGGATCGGAAAAGGCCGAAATGGTGGCGGCTTTTGAATTTTGCGGCTCACGTTTTTATCCATAAGCAGGAAAAAATCGAAAAGCATCGAAGTTATCAGTAAATCCTGCCAGATCTTACCCCGTCCCCCGGAGAGCTTAAGGAGGCAGCCATGTTTTCATACGGTTACAGAAGAAATAGAATTTT
Coding sequences within it:
- a CDS encoding replication-associated recombination protein A gives rise to the protein MDNLFTRSLEHTLEREAPLAERMRPTTLDEFEEQAAVVGRGTPLRRAIEADQLRSIILWGPPGTGKTTLARIIARMTRAHFASLNAVMAGVNDIRRVVQEAKDRRAYYGQKTILFIDEIHRFNKAQQDALLPSVENGLITLIGSTTENPMFTVNRPLLSRSQLYRLEPLSDEAIYRILQRALADKERGLGEYRVEIDPEALRHFVRTANGDARAALNFLEMAVLTTPPDEEGVRRIDLAVAEQASGRLVLKYDREDEHYDVVSAFIKSMRGSDPQATVYWLARLIYAGEDPAFICRRMMIHAAEDVGLADPRALLVATAAAQAVERVGLPEARIIMAEAALYIARAPKSNSVIRAIDRAMAVVERERSHPVPVHLRDASYPGAAALGHGKGYKYPHDYPGHHVPQQYLPPELAGEVFYEPSGQGEEKE
- a CDS encoding YtxH domain-containing protein is translated as MKVVRMGFWRGVIAGSVLGAVLGILMAPPQRKPEQRSIFRIVKSRRPGSRTQRILRGVTSRVSDIIR
- the nifS gene encoding cysteine desulfurase NifS, with product MTRRVYFDHSATTPVHPEVVEEMCRFLKDNFGNPTSLHYFGQKARKAVEEAREKVAAAIGANPAEIVFTSGGTEADNMAIHGVAYTNRNRGNHIITSAVEHHAVLNTVKALGKQGFTVTILPVDQYGMVSVEDVAAAITDKTILITIMHANNEVGTIMPIAEIGRLARERGILFHTDAVQSFGKIPVNVDELNVDLLTISGHKIYGPKGIGALYIRKGTRWRQTLFHGGAQERLRRAGTENTPGIIGLGKAAELAMANMEQEAAYLTRLRDRLIREVTEKIDHVRLTGHPTKRLPNHASFCFEFIEGESMLLSLDLQGIAASSGSACTSGSLEPSHVLLAMGIPHEVAHGSIRITLGRDNTEEDIDYFLEVMPPIVERLRAMSPLDQETEFSLSDRCNGCRISHTCRA
- a CDS encoding RrF2 family transcriptional regulator, with the translated sequence MRLSTRGHYGLKAMFDLAQHYGTEPIPLKSVAERQNLSEHYLEQLIARLRKAGLVKSVRGAQGGYILAREPENIKVGDIIRALEGPIAPVECVKEVDPKECDQADYCISRIVWARVRDSIAGVLDSISLADMCRDAAKIRQSREF
- the nifU gene encoding Fe-S cluster assembly scaffold protein NifU, with the protein product MYSEKVMDHFTNPRNVGEIPDADGVGQVGNPVCGDIMKIYIKVKDNIIEDIKFKTFGCGAAIATSSMVTELVKGKTLEEAMQVSNKQVAEALDGLPPQKMHCSNLAADALHAAIQDYLSKKKKEA
- a CDS encoding type II toxin-antitoxin system HicB family antitoxin; the encoded protein is MKSLEYYLNLNYEIKLRNLPEDEGGGWLAEIPQLPGCISDGSTPEEALVNLEDAKKCWIETCLELGRPVPEPVPENYSGQLRIRIPKSLHRILAEKAKEENVSLNQYISYQLARSVGFAQGGK
- the mnmA gene encoding tRNA 2-thiouridine(34) synthase MnmA, whose amino-acid sequence is MKPRVIVAMSGGVDSSVTAALLVERGYEVIGVTMQIWDPGVTEVAGEHVGCCSLAAVEDARRVAHRLGIPYYVLNFREIFEDKVVNYFCAEYLKGRTPNPCIACNRYIKFESLLQKARSLGASYVATGHYARIVYDEYRRRYVLKRAADARKDQTYVLYNMTQEQLAHTLMPLGDYTKEQVRRMAAERNLPVAEKPESQEICFIPDNDYHNFLKERAGAEIKPGPFLDLQGNVIGRHRGIPFYTIGQRRGLGIAAGQRLYVVDIDPERNAVVLGPEEAILGDELVAEDNNFILIEKLSAPMEVSAQIRYNSRPAPAVISPLDDDGVLVRFVKPQRAITPGQSVVYYQGDYVVGGGIIAGNGKRKTPAVF
- the alaS gene encoding alanine--tRNA ligase, producing the protein MTGKEIREKFLKFFEARGHRILPSASLIPTNDPSLLWTAAGMVPFKPYFTGAAKPEVRRVTTCQKCLRTPDIESVGRTARHHTFFEMLGNFSFGDYFKEKAIPWAWEFTTRVLGLPEEKLWISIYLDDDEAFDIWHREVGVPAERIVRMGKDTNFWEIGVGPCGPCSEIYVDLGEERGCGSAGCGVGCDCDRYLEIWNLVFIQFFRDEAGNYTPLASKGIDTGMGLERVASVLQGVPSNFDTDLFREIMDFTAGLAGVKYGAGSKTDMALKVIADHCRAVTFAISDGALPSNEGRGYVLRRLLRRAVRFGRVLGLHEPFLYQVAGAVIKQMAGAYPELPANQGHVLKIIRSEEERFGETLAQGTEILNRLVQEARAAGSTVIRGEDAFRLYDTYGFPLELTREMAAEEGLTVDEEAFARAMEEQRERARRARQETEYLSEKDAFYQVLRDKLGETRFVGYDTLEARGKVLALLKEGRPVDKAVAGEEVEFILDITPCYAESGGQVSDHARVSAPELEVQVLEVSRPVEGLIVHRGKVQNGVLKENDSILVVVDGKRRRDTARNHSATHLLHKALKEVLGPHVNQAGSLVEPDRLRFDFTHYAPVSPEELHRIEEMVNQAVLENLPVQTFFTSLEEAQAMGAVALFGEKYGEQVRVVKMGDFSLELCGGTHVRSTAEIGLFKLISEGSVGAGLRRVEAVTGAGALRYVRAREEQLARIASLVRATPAEVVHRVESLVKEVKELERESEGLRARLARYEVQTLLEQVKDLDGAKFLAAKTSAPDMDSLRAMVDLLRERLGSGVILLASPVGERVNLVAAVTKDLLPRGLHAGKLVKEVASMLGGGGGGRPDMAQAGGKDASRLQEALQKAYTVAAGQLKS